A genomic stretch from Zeimonas sediminis includes:
- a CDS encoding MFS transporter codes for MAIFDKDALNPGVAPREVFAWSMYDFANSGFTTVVLTAVFNAYFVGAVAGNAPWATLAWTGALALSSLLVILTMPAIGAWADARAAKKPLLLLSTLGCVLGTAGLALAQPGSVVMAMLLVVVANWFYNTGESLVAAFLPELARPHALGRVSGWGWSFGYFGGMLTLGLSLAWVMSAQARGEGAADFVPVTMLITAAVFAIAAVPTFALLRERAVPQAGAAGAGLGDALARLRRTWRESGRFVDFRRLLVCGAFYQAGIAVVIALAAVYAEQVMRFTQTQTMALVFVVNIASALGAFGFGYLQDRLGHRRSLAFTLVGWIAMVLVAGLGSSLAMFWLAAVLAGLCMGSSQSCGRAMVGALAPAGRLAEFFGLWALAVRVAAIVGPLTYGLVTWLTTGNHRVAILCTGLFFVVGLLLLAGIDMARGERAAQRR; via the coding sequence ATGGCGATCTTCGACAAGGATGCGCTGAACCCGGGCGTCGCGCCGCGCGAGGTCTTCGCGTGGTCGATGTACGACTTCGCGAACTCGGGCTTCACCACGGTGGTGCTGACCGCGGTGTTCAACGCCTACTTCGTCGGCGCGGTGGCCGGCAACGCGCCCTGGGCCACGCTCGCGTGGACCGGCGCGCTGGCGCTGTCCAGCCTGCTGGTCATCCTCACGATGCCGGCCATCGGCGCGTGGGCCGACGCCCGCGCGGCCAAGAAGCCGCTGCTGCTGCTCTCCACGCTCGGCTGCGTGCTCGGCACGGCGGGGCTCGCGCTCGCGCAGCCGGGCAGCGTGGTGATGGCCATGCTGCTCGTGGTCGTCGCGAACTGGTTCTACAACACCGGCGAGTCCCTGGTCGCGGCCTTCCTGCCGGAACTCGCGAGGCCGCACGCGCTGGGCAGGGTGTCGGGCTGGGGCTGGAGCTTCGGCTACTTCGGCGGCATGCTGACCCTCGGCCTGTCGCTGGCCTGGGTGATGTCGGCCCAGGCGCGCGGCGAGGGCGCCGCCGACTTCGTGCCGGTCACGATGCTGATCACCGCGGCGGTCTTCGCGATCGCGGCAGTGCCCACCTTCGCGCTGCTGCGCGAGCGTGCGGTGCCGCAGGCCGGGGCGGCCGGCGCGGGGCTGGGCGACGCGCTCGCGCGGCTTCGCCGAACCTGGCGCGAGTCGGGGCGCTTCGTCGACTTCCGCAGGCTGCTCGTCTGCGGGGCCTTCTACCAGGCCGGCATCGCGGTCGTCATCGCGCTGGCGGCGGTCTACGCCGAGCAGGTCATGCGTTTCACGCAGACGCAGACGATGGCGCTGGTCTTCGTGGTCAACATCGCGTCGGCGCTGGGCGCGTTCGGCTTCGGCTACCTGCAGGACCGTCTCGGGCACCGGCGCTCGCTGGCCTTCACCCTCGTCGGCTGGATCGCGATGGTGCTGGTCGCCGGACTGGGCAGCAGCCTCGCGATGTTCTGGCTGGCCGCAGTGCTGGCCGGCCTGTGCATGGGCTCGAGCCAGTCCTGCGGACGGGCCATGGTCGGGGCGCTGGCGCCGGCCGGCCGGCTCGCCGAATTCTTCGGGCTGTGGGCGCTGGCGGTGCGGGTCGCGGCGATCGTCGGCCCGCTGACCTACGGCCTGGTGACCTGGCTCACCACCGGCAACCACCGGGTGGCGATCCTGTGCACCGGCCTGTTCTTCGTGGTGGGCCTGCTGCTGCTGGCCGGCATCGACATGGCCCGAGGCGAGCGGGCCGCTCAGCGTCGATAG